Within the Aeromicrobium sp. Root236 genome, the region TGCTGCTGTCGGCGACGCTCGACGGCGACGTCAACAAGCTCGTCAAGCGCCACCTGCCCAAGCACGTCCTCCACGAGGTCGACTCGGGCGAGAGCGCGGTCGACACGATGGAGCACCACGTGCTCGTCAGTGCCGCGACCGAGAAGTCCAAGACGGCGTTCGACCTGCTGCGTGCCAACCCGCGCAGCATCGTCTTCACGCGTACGCGTCGCGGGGCCATGCGCCTCGCCCGCCAGCTGACCCAGAACGGCATCGAGGCCGTCGACATGCACGGTGACCTCTCGCAGCGTCACCGTGAGCGCAACCTCGAGGCGTTCAGCAGCGGTCGGGCCAGCGTCATCGTCGCCACGGACGTCGCCGCGCGCGGCATCCACGTCGACCGCATCGGCCTCGTCGTGCACTACGACGCACCGGCCGAGCACAAGGCCTACCAGCACCGTTCGGGCCGCACGGCTCGCGCCGGGGAGTCCGGATCCGTCGTCACGATGACGACGCCCGAGGCCCTGCGCGACGTCATGCAGCTGCAGAACAAGGCCGGCGTCACGGCGCGTCACCACGACGCCCGCACGGCCCCGTCGCCGATGACGGCCGAGGCGCTCTCGGGTGCCGGCACCGAGGCTCCGCACATGTCGTCCGTGCGCCAGGGTGCTCGCACCTCGGGCAACGGCGGCGGCCAGAACCGCGGCGGAGGGCGTCCCCAGGGCGGCTTCCGCGGCAACGGTGGCGGACGCCCGCAAGGTGGCGGAGGCAACCGTGGCGGTGGCGGCGGACGTCGTCGCAGCGGTGGGTCCGGCGGATCCACGCGCGTCTACTCGTCCTCCTAGACCGCCCGTACGACTGACAGCGGCGTCATCCCCGGTACGCCCGGGGGTGGCGCCGCCAGTCGTTTCCGGCGGCGTTCGCAGCGCGCCTAGGCTGAGCCCGTGAGCATCCTGATCCAGGCGCCGGAGCTGATGTCCTCGACCGGGCGGGTCGTCCTGCTCGACGTCCGCTGGAAGCTGGGCGGTCCTCCGGGGCACGCCGACTACCTCGCCGGACATCTCCCTGGTGCCGTGTTCGTCGGGCTCGACACCGAGCTGGCGGCGCACGGCGAGCCGCGGGACGGCCGCCATCCGCTGCCATCGATCGAAGCGCTGCAGGCCGCGGCCCGCCGGTGGGGCATCAGCGCCGGCGACACCGTGGTGGCGTACGACGACAACGGCAATCTCGCTGCCGCCCGCGCCTGGTGGCTGCTCCGCTGGGCCGGCCTCGACGACGTACGCCTGCTCGACGGCGGGCTTGCCGCATGGGTCGCCGCGGGAGGGGCGCTCGAGACCGGCGACGTCGCGCCGCCGCCGGGCGACGTGACCCTCGACGGCGGGCACGCGCCGACGATCGACATCGACGGCGCAGCGTCGTACCCCGGGGTGCTGCTGGATGCTCGAGCCGCCGAGCGGTATGCCGGCGAGACCGAGCCGATCGACCCCAAGGCCGGCCACATCCCCGGCGCCGTCAGTGCGCCGACGACCGACAACCTCGACGCCGCCGGCCGCTTCCGCCCGGCCGAGGAGCTGCGCCGCCGGTTCGAGGCGCTCGGCGTACGGGAAGGGTCCGACGTCGCGGCCTACTGCGGGTCCGGCGTCACCGCGGCGCACGAGGTCGCCGCGCTCGCGATCGCCGGGTTCGACGCCGCGCTCTATCCCGGGTCGTGGTCGCAGTGGAGCAACCACGACGACCGCCCGGTCGCGACCGGTACCGCGCCCTAGCCGGGAGCGGAGCACCCGCGCGCTGCCGGTAATCTCGGACCTCATGTTGGTCAAGGGCAGGCTGCCGCGGATCGGCTTGCTGGGCCCTGCGTTCATCGCCGCTGTGGCGTACGTCGACCCGGGCAACGTCGCGACCAACGTGACGGCCGGCTCGAAGTTCGGCTACACCTTGGTCTGGGTCGTCGTGATGGCCAACGTCATGGCCGTGCTGGTGCAGTACCTCTCGGCCAAGCTCGGCATGGTGACCGGGATGTCGCTCGCCGGCCACATGGGTCAGCGGCTGCCGACCGGTCCCCGCATCGCCTACTGGCTGCAGGCAGAGGCGATCGCGATCGCGACCGATCTCGCCGAGGTCGTCGGCGGTGCGATCGCCCTCAACCTGCTGTTCGACCTGCCGCTCGAGCTGGGCGCCGTCATCACGGCTGCGGTCGCGATGGTCGTCCTGCGGATCGGCGACCTGCGCGGACAGCAGACACTCGAGCGCGTCATCGTGGGATTCCTCGCGTTGATCGCCGTCGGGTTCATGGCCGGCCTGTTCGTCGACCCGCCGAAGGCCGGGCCCCTGGCGACGGGCCTGATACCGACGTTCGACGGCACCGACAGCGTGCTGCTCGCCTCGGGCATCATCGGCGCGACCGTCATGCCGCATGTCATCTACCTGCACTCGAGCCTGACCATCACCCGCCTCGACCGTCGTGGCGACGGGCTCAGCGTGCGTGAGCTGCTCTCGGCAACGCGTACGGACGTCGTGCTCGCCCTGATCCTCGCCGGAGTCCTCAACCTCTCGCTTCTCGTCGTCGCGGCATCCAGCCTCGACGGGCTGCCGGGCACCGACACGTTGCAAGGCGTCCACGCCGTCGTCACGTCCGAGCTCGGCGCCGGAGTGGCACTGCTGTTCGCGGTCGCGCTGCTCGGATCTGGGCTCGCCTCCACGTCAGTGGGCAGCGCCGCCGGGGCCGAGGTCATGAAGGGCCTGTTGGGCGTACGCCTGCCGATCCTCGTGCGTCGCGTGGTGACGCTCATCCCGGCGCTCGTCGTGCTGGCCCTGGGCGCCGAGCCCAGCCGGGCGCTCGTGATCTCGCAGGTCGTGCTCTCGATCGGCATCCCGTTCGCGCTGATCCCCCTGGTGGTGCTGACCGCGCGCGAGGACGTGATGGGGGAGTACGCGAACGCCCGCCGCACCACGGCCGCGGCCTGCGTCGTGGCGGCGATCGTCATCGCCCTCAACGTGTCGCTGCTCTGGCTGACGTTCACCGGCTGACCCGCGTCGACGTGCGAGCGCCTGCGACCGGTGCCACGCTGGCGGCATGAGTCCCGGTCCGCTCACCGTCCGATCCGTCGTGCTCGACAGCACCGACATCCGCCCGTTGGCCGAGTTCTACCGCCAGTTGCTCGGCCTGGTCTATCGCTCGGGCGACGAGCCACCTCGGCCCGGTGAGCCCGACTCACAGGGGAGTGACTGGCTCGTCCTGCGCGGCGGCGAAGGCGGCGTGCAGCTCGCGTTCCAGCAGGTCGACTCGCTGCCCGAGGCGACTTGGCCGGAGGGACCTGTGCCGCAGCAGCTGCACCTCGACCTGACCGTCGCGACGATCGCCGACCTCGACGCGCACCACGAGCGGGCGCTCGCGCTCGGCGCCAGGCTTCTCCTCGACAGGTACGACGACCCCGACGAGCCGCTGTACGTCTACGCCGACCCGGCCGGCCACCCGTTCTGCATCTTCGTGGCCGATCCGCTGACGGCCTGAACGCCTCCGGCTCTGGAGAACTGACCCGCCAACCCCGATCATGGACTCATGCCTGAGCTTCCCGAGGTCAATGCGCTGGTCGAGTTCCTCGACAAGGAGACCGCCGGCGCCGTCGTGGTCGGCATCGAGCTGGCGTCGTTCGCGGTCCTGAAGACGTTCGACCCGCCGGTCTCCGCCCTGTCCGGGCTGGCCGTCACCGGGGCCAGCCGGCATGGCAAGTTCATCGACATCGACGTCGACGGCATCCACATCATCGTGCACCTGGCCAAGGCCGGCTGGCTGCGCTGGTCCGAGCAGCTGCCGGACACCAAGCTCAAGCTCGGTGCCAGCAACATCGCCGCACGCGTACGCCTCGACCGTGGCGACGGCCCGCACATCGGGTTCGACGTCACCGAGGCCGGCACGCGCAAGGGTCTGGCGATGTACGTCGTCCGCGACCCGTCCGAGGTGCCGGGCATCGCTGCGCTGGGCCCAGAACCGCTCGAGCCGGGCTTCGAGCTGCGTCCGCTGCTGGCCCGAAGGATGCAGGTCAAGCGGCTGCTGCGCGACCAGAAGATCATCGCCGGCGTCGGCAACGCCTACAGCGACGAGATCCTGCACGCGGCGAAGCTGTCGCCGTTCGCGATCGCCGAGAACCTCAAGGAGGACGAGATCGTACGCCTGGAGGCTGCGGTGCAGGACATCCTCCGCGAGGCCGTCGAGGAGGCCCGGGGCAAGCCGGCCGAGGAGCTCAAGGACGACAAACGGACGCGCATGCGGGTCCATGGGCGTACCGGCGAGAAGTGTCCGGTGTGCGGCGACACGGTGCTCGAGGTGACCTACTCGCAGTCGGCGCTGCAGTACTGCCCGACGTGCCAGACCGGCGGCAAGCCGCTCAAGGACCGCACGACGAGCAAGTTCCTCAAGTAGGTCGCGCGGCTCGTCCGGGTAGACCGATTGAGCTTGTCGAAACCCGTCAGTCCTTTCGACAGGCTCAAGGACCGAGGACAGGCTCAAGGACCGTGTGCAGGCTCAAGGACCGAGTGGCCGGTTCAGCCCGCGGCGACCAGACCCACGGCCAGCGCGGCGAAGGCCAGGCCGACGGCTTGCCACCGCAGGATCCTCTCGCGCAGCAGCAGCCACGCGAGCAGCACCGTGCTGGCCGGGTAGAGCGACGAGATCACCGACACGATCGACAGCAGGCCGTGGTGCGAGGCGTAGAGGAACGCGCCCTGCGCGGTCGCGCCGAGCGGACCCATCACCACAGCGCCCCAGACTCGGCGGCCGCGTGGCACCCACGCCTGACGGAGCACCGTGGCCGTGACGACCACGCCGAGCACGGAGGTCAGCTGCGAGAGGGCGAGTGGGTAGAGGCCGGCGTCGTCGCCCACCTGGCCCAGGAACGTGAACAGCAGGCCGAAGCCGACGCCCGCCAGGATGCCGTCGACCACGCCGCCGCGATGCGTGCCGTCATCGGCTCCGCCGTCCTCGACCCGGGAGATCAGCGCGATCGCCGGGAACGCGAACACCACGCCCAGCATCGCCATCCAGGACGGCCGGTCACCGGTCGCCAGGCCGACGATCACGGGGATCAGGGCGGTGCCGATCGCCGACAGCGGGGCGACGACACCCATGCGCGCCGTCGACAGCCCGCGGTAGAGGAACGCCACGCCGAAGCCGCCGCCGAGGCCGGCCAGTGCGCCGTAGGTCAGGTCGGTGCTGGTCGGCGATCCGGCGATCACCAGGGCGGCGACGAGGCTGAGGACGCCCGACGACGTCTGGCCCACGACGGCGACCTGCCAAGGAGATGAGCGCTTGGCGAAGATGCCGCCCATGAAGTCCGAGACGCCATAGGCCAGTGCCGACAGGAGGGACAGTGCGATGGCCACCTGCGCAGCCTAAGCGCGGTCGCCGACAACGGGCGACCGCTGGCCCCGCTACGTACGATTGAGGCATGAGGTTCGCCAAGTCGTTCGGGACGCAGGCCAATTCGGCCGTCGGTGGGTTCGCCTCGCGGGTGGACGACCAGACCGGCGAGGTCGCGCATCGCGTTGCTGGCGTCATCGCCGTGGCGGTCCGCGTGCTGCGGCTGCCCACCGCCGTCCTGCAGGTCGTGCCGCTGCCGTTCGTCGCCGCGACGCTGGCGCTCGGCCTGGTCGCCGATGGTGGCGTACGCGTCGTCGTGCTCGTGGCGGGGGTGCTGATGGCTGCCGTCAGCGGAGCGTTCTGGGCGCGGCGCCGCGCGATCCTGCGAGCCGTCGAGGAGCCCGACAAGCTGGCCACCGAGCTCGGCATCGCGATCAGCCTGAGCGACAAGGTCGACGAGACCCGCGGCGCGCTCGAGCGGGTAGCCGGCGGTGGTGGCTGGCGGCTCTTCGACCGGCTCAAGGGTGCCTGGGGCGGCATGTCGATGACCGGTCGCTGGATCGACGGCATCGGCGACCTGCCCCGCGCGCGCTACTTCGTGCCGCCGAGGATCGGCACGACCGTCACGATCACGATCGCCGCACTCTGGTTGGTGCCGATCTCGATCGTCGTGGCGCTGTTCGCCCTGATCGGGACGATCGCCGGATCCCTCTGACCCGTCGTGTCCGGCACCGTCAGGATCGGGATCTCGGGGTGGACGTACGCGCCGTGGCGCAAGGTGTTCTATCCCGAGGGCCTGCGGCAGAAGGACGAGCTCGAGTACGCCGCGAGCAAGATGACGAGCATCGAGATCAACGGCTCGTTCTACTCGCTGCAACGACCTGAGAGCTACCAGGCGTGGCGTGAGCGTACGCCGGACGGCTTCGTCTTCGCCGTCAAGGGCGGCCGCTTCATCACCCACATGAAGAAGCTCGCCGACGTCGACGCACCGCTCGCGAACTTCTTCGCGTCGGGCCCGTTGGCGCTCGGGGAGAAGCTCGGCCCGGTGCTGTGGCAGCTGCCGCCGACCTTGGGCTTCGACGCCGAACGGCTCGAGAACTTCTTCGACCGGCTGCCCCGCACGACGACCGCGGCCGCCGCCCTTGGTGGGCGGCATGACGAGCGCGTGGCCGGTCGGTCCTACCTCGACGTCATCGCGGAGCAGGAGATCCGCCACGCCGTGGAGGTCCGGCACGACTCGTTCCTCGCCCCGGAGTTCCTCAGCGTCCTGCGCGAGCACGGCATCGGCCTGGTCGTGGCCGACACCGCGGGCAAGTGGCCGCTGATCCGCGAGGTCACCGCCGACTTCGCCTACGTACGCCTGCACGGCGACACCGAGCTCTATGCGAGTGGCTACTCCGACGCTGCCCTCGACGAGTGGGCGGCGCTGATGCGGGGCTGGGCCGAGGGCGGCGCCGACGTGTACGCGTACTTCGACAACGACATGAAGGTTCGCGCGCCCTTCGACGCCATGGGCCTGATCGAGAGGCTCGCCGATCTCGGCCCATGGCGCCCTGGGTGACGGTCAGCCGAGCTTGCCCGGGGTGACCCGGTAGGCCGTGTTGGTCAGGGCGAGCTGACCGTACGCGTTGGAGCCCCAGCAGTAGAGCGCGGCGCTGGCGTGACGTGCGCACGTGTGGGTCCGGCCGACGCTGATGCTGGTCCACTGGGTGGAGGTTCCGACGCGGGTCGGCGTGAGGCGGTCTGCGACCGTGCCGTCGCCGACCTGTCCCTTCTCGTTGTCGCCCCAGCAGTACAGGGCACCGGTGCTCTGCCGACCACAGCTGTGGGACTCCCCGACACTGACGCCGGCCCATCGCTTGGAGATCCCGATGCGCGTCGGTGTGGGCCGGCCCGTCTTCGTGCCGTCTCCGAGCTGGGCGAACATGTTGTCGCCCCAGCAGTAGAGCGTTCCCGTGGTGCGTACGCCGCAGGTGTAGTCCTCTCCGAGGTCCACGCTCCGCCAGGTGCTCGAGCTGCCGACCTTGGTGGGCTTCGTACGGGGAGGCGCGCCACCGCCGGTGCCCAGCTGGCCCGAGCTGTTCTGGCCCCAGCAGTAGAGCGAGCCCGTCGTGTTCGTCGCACAGGCGTGGGTGCCGCCCGCCACGATGCTGGTCCATTGGGTCGACGTGCCCACCTTGGCCGGCTTGGTGCGCTGAGCCATGTCGCCGGTGCCGAGTCGGCCGTCGATGTTGGTGCCCCAGCAGTAGACCGAACCGGTCTTCGACCGTGCGCAGGTGAAGAACGCGCCGGCGCTGACGCTGGCCCAGCTGCTGGAGGTGCCGACCCGGGCGGGCACGCTGCGGGTGCCGAGGTCGCCGACTCCCAGCTGGCCGGCGCTGTTGTCGCCCCAGCAGTACAGGGTGCCGGAGGTGCGCGTGCCACAGGTGTGGGTGGAGCCGGTGCTGACGCTCGCCCAGCTGGTTGAGGTGCCGACCCGCGTCGGGGTGTTGCGATTGGTGCTGTCGTCGAGTCCGAGCTGGGCGTTGAAGTTGCCGCCCCAGCAGTAGAGGGCGTGGTTCGCGGCGACGGCGCACGTGTGTGCGCTTCCGCTGCTGACGGACAGCCAGCTCTGGGGTGCGGCAGCGTTCGCGGGCGTGGCGCTGGTCAGTGAGACCGCGATGCCGGCAAGGAGCGCGAGCAGAGCAGGAAGGAGCTTTCTGAGATGCATGGTGGGTGACCTTCGGTCGGTGAGGGAAACCCCGACTCAGGTGATGACACCAAGCAAAGGTCTAGATGATTCGAGCACGCTAACAGGCTTTCACCCATTTTGGCTAGTTAATGCCTGTATTGAATACAAGCAGTACGTACGTACCGCTTTCTCAGGTGTTGGACAGCGGCGGCGGGAGGTGCTGGGTGGCGGGTCCGATCCTGAGGATCGATGTCCGCAGCCACGCGGTGTAGGCCTCGAGCGAGTAGCCCCAGTCCCGGGTCAGCTGGTCGTACGTCTCCTGCGAGGTCAGCACGTAGAGGTGGGCGGCGAAGGCCTCCGGTGAGGTCTTCTCGTCGACCATGCCGCGGCTTGCGTACCAGTCGTGGCCGATCATGAAGTCCTCGCGCTTCCTGGCGATCAGCTCCGTGACGGCCTTCGAGATGCGGTCCTCGGACGCCGCGGCGGCGCGGACGGCCGCCCAGATGCCGCCGGAGCGGGCATTGGCTGCGGCGATGAACGCGGCGTAGTCGGCGATCGCCTGCTCCGTGTCCTCGTTGGACATGATCTCCATGAGCTGGGGCTGGTCGATGATCGACTTCCAGCCGCCCTCGCCGGAGTAGGTCTGCTGGAACGCCTTGATGAGCAGGTCGGGCTTGGTGCCGATCTTGTTGACCGACTCGACCGAGACTCCTGCGTGATCGGCCACCTGTTGCATCGTGGTCCCGACGTAGCCGCGCTGGGAGAACACCTCGGCCGCAGCCGTGATGATGCTGCGACGGGTCTCGGCGGCCTTCTCGGCACGGAGCGGGGACCGATAGCTCCGAGTCTGTCTAGGCGTCGTCATGGCGGTCTCCTGGTGCATGCGTCGGCCACCGTATCAGGGCTCCCGCAGCTTCACTAGGGACTGCATGTATCCATTTAGGGGCGCGTGGAGGTGCCGATCAGGACCTGCATCGCGGGACCGTACAGGCGTACGACGTCGTCGATCGAGGCGTCGGCGAGGGGCGGCATCCGGATGACGTAGCGCAGCGTCGCCATGCCGATCAGCTGGCCGGCGACCAGGGAGGCGCGGAGCTCGCGGTCGTCGCCCTCGAGGACCCCCAGCAGCGAGCTGATGAGCACCTCGCGCGCCAGCTGCAGCATCGGCGCCTGGGAGTCGTCCGTCCCCAGCGTCGTGCGATACATCGAGCTGAAGATGTCGCGATGGGGATCCCACGCCTCGAGGAACGTCTGCAACAGGCGCTCGGCCATGCCGTCCGGGCCGTCCTCGATGACCAACGCGATCTTCTCGACGGGGTTGACCGGCAGCTCCATCGTGGCGACGAGCAGGCCCGCCTTGTCACCGAAGTAGTGGCTGATGAGGCTGACGTCGACGCCCGCGTCCCGGGCGATGGCGCGCATCGAGGTGCCGCTGAATCCCTGCGCCGCGAACTTGGCCCTGGCGGCGTCGAGGATCGCGGCGCGACGGTCTGCTGCGTCCCCGGCCGGCGGCCGGCCGCGCGTACGTTTGACGGTCATCGCGTCCGTCGCCGAAGGGTCAGTGACGCGCCGGCGAGGGCGAGTGCGCAGCAGCTGAGGAGAATCACGAGGTCCTTGCCCAGGGTCGAGGTGAAGTCGCTCGTCGACCCTAGCTCGGTGAAGGCGTCGGCGGCGTAGCTCATCGGCAGCGCGTCGGACAACCAGCGCAGGACGTCGGGCATCGAGTCGCGCGGGGCCAGCAGGCCGCAGAGCAGCAGCTGTGGCACCACGACGAGCGGCATGAACTGCACGGCCTGGAACTCGGTGACCGCGAACGCCGACATCAGCAGACCCAGAGCGGTGCCGAGGACAGCGTCGACGACGGCGAACAGCACCACGGCCCACGGGGTGTTGACGTCCATGTCGAGCAGCCAGATGGCGACGGCCGAGGTGACGAGCGCCTGCCCGAGGGCGGCGGCGCCGAACGCGATGCCGTAGCCGCCGATCAGCTCGCCGCGTCGCATCGGCGTGGTCAAAAGGCGTTCGAGGGTCCCGGACGTACGTTCGCGCACCATCGTCACCGAGGTCACGAGGAACATCACGACGAACGGGAAGATGCCGAGCATCTGCGGGCCGACGCGGTTGAAGATCACGGGGTTGCCGTCGTACACGTACTTGAACAGGAGCAGCAGGAGCGACGGCAGGACGACGATCATCCCGATGCTGCGCGGGTCGTGCCCGAGCTGCTGGAGCACCCTGCGAGCCGTTGCGAGAGTGCGGTTCATCGGGTGCCCTCCGCCAGCGTCAGGAAGGCCTGCTCGAGGTCGTCCTCGCCGGTGTCCGCGCGGAGCTCGTCTGGTGTCGAGTCGGCGATGATCCGGCCCTCGCGCATCAGCAGCATGCGGTCGCATCGGCCGGCCTCGTCCATGACATGGCTCGACACCAGCAGTGTCTTGCCCTCCGAGGCCAGCCGCTTGAACAGCTGCCACAGATCCCGGCGGAGGACGGGGTCGAGGCCGACGGTCGGTTCGTCGAGGAGGTAGAGCTCGGGGTCGGCCAGCAGCGCGGCGGCGAGCGACACCCTCGTGCGCTGGCCGCCTGACAGGTCGCCGACCAACGAGTCGACCTTGTCGCCGAGCCCCACGTTGCCGACGGCCTCACGGGCCGCAGCCTCGTCACTGCCGGTGAGGGCGGCGAAGTAGCGCAGGTTCTGCATGACGGTCAGGTCGGGATAGACCGAGCTCGCCTGCGTGACGTAGCCGACGCGCTCCCGGGCGGCAGGACGACCGGCAGGGCCGTCGAGCACTGTGACGGTGCCCGCCCGGATGACCTGGATGCCGGCGATCGCGCGGATCAACGTGGACTTGCCGCAGCCGCTGGGGCCCAGGAGTCCCGTGACGGATCCGCGGGGCACCGACACCGAGAGGTCGGGGATCACGGTGTTCCTGCCGCGGACCACGGTGAGGCCGGTGACCTCGATCGCCGAACTATTCAACATACGTTGAATATAGGACTCGCCCCCGACCCGGTCAAGCCGGGGGCGAGCCGCGCTACTTCTTGACGGTGAAGGTCTTGCTGATCGAAGGCGACGAGCCGACCTTGTTGAAGGCGTACACGTAGACCTTGTTCGTGCCGCTCTTGAGCTTGCTGCGCAGGAGCTTGTAGGAGCGGCTCGTGGTGGTCCGGTCGTAGAGCGTCTTGGTGCCGCTCTTGACGATCACGCGGTACTTCGTGATCGGCGTGCCACCGTTGTCGGCAGGCGCGGTCCAGCTGACGGTGCGGGTCGACGACGTCGACGAGCCCGAGATCTTGAGGCTGCGAGCGGCTGGGGGCTTCGTCAGCGGGACGAGCGGGTTGAACGTGAAGACCGACTGCTCGCTCGCCGCGTTGCCTGAGTACTCGTTGACGACGTGAACGTTGCGGTTGGTGTCGACGGCGACTCCGGTGGGGTACTTGATGCCGGTGTTCCCCCCGCTGAGCCGCTTGATGGGGAACGCGTCGCCGCTGGTGCCCGGAGCGAAGACCGTGACGGAGCCGTCGGCGCCGTCGGTCGCATTGGTGACATAGAGGTTGTCCGACGAGTCGAGCGCCAGCGAGGAAGCGCCGTGCAGGTGGGTGTTGGCGCCTGTGATCGTGCGAATCGGCGGCGTCGACGACTCGGTGTTGGCGGCATAGATCGCGATGTTCTCGTTGCCGTTCCCGCCGGCGAGGTTGGCCACGTAGATCAGGCCCTTGCTGTCGATCACGATGCTGGTGGGGTTGTTGATTCCCGAGTCGATCGTCTTGATGGGCTCGATG harbors:
- a CDS encoding DEAD/DEAH box helicase — protein: MLPTFSTLDLPASLISALARQEIVNPSPVQQAVIPDALAGRHVLGRARTGSGKTLAFGLPVLVRLAGRTSRPKAPRGLILLPTRELATQVRTAMEPLAQKMGLRLTTVYGGVPINKQISTLRNGVDIVIATPGRLTDLLDRRCMTLDDIEITVLDEADHLCDLGFYKPIDALLTKTPESSQRLLLSATLDGDVNKLVKRHLPKHVLHEVDSGESAVDTMEHHVLVSAATEKSKTAFDLLRANPRSIVFTRTRRGAMRLARQLTQNGIEAVDMHGDLSQRHRERNLEAFSSGRASVIVATDVAARGIHVDRIGLVVHYDAPAEHKAYQHRSGRTARAGESGSVVTMTTPEALRDVMQLQNKAGVTARHHDARTAPSPMTAEALSGAGTEAPHMSSVRQGARTSGNGGGQNRGGGRPQGGFRGNGGGRPQGGGGNRGGGGGRRRSGGSGGSTRVYSSS
- a CDS encoding sulfurtransferase, producing MSILIQAPELMSSTGRVVLLDVRWKLGGPPGHADYLAGHLPGAVFVGLDTELAAHGEPRDGRHPLPSIEALQAAARRWGISAGDTVVAYDDNGNLAAARAWWLLRWAGLDDVRLLDGGLAAWVAAGGALETGDVAPPPGDVTLDGGHAPTIDIDGAASYPGVLLDARAAERYAGETEPIDPKAGHIPGAVSAPTTDNLDAAGRFRPAEELRRRFEALGVREGSDVAAYCGSGVTAAHEVAALAIAGFDAALYPGSWSQWSNHDDRPVATGTAP
- a CDS encoding Nramp family divalent metal transporter, whose protein sequence is MGPAFIAAVAYVDPGNVATNVTAGSKFGYTLVWVVVMANVMAVLVQYLSAKLGMVTGMSLAGHMGQRLPTGPRIAYWLQAEAIAIATDLAEVVGGAIALNLLFDLPLELGAVITAAVAMVVLRIGDLRGQQTLERVIVGFLALIAVGFMAGLFVDPPKAGPLATGLIPTFDGTDSVLLASGIIGATVMPHVIYLHSSLTITRLDRRGDGLSVRELLSATRTDVVLALILAGVLNLSLLVVAASSLDGLPGTDTLQGVHAVVTSELGAGVALLFAVALLGSGLASTSVGSAAGAEVMKGLLGVRLPILVRRVVTLIPALVVLALGAEPSRALVISQVVLSIGIPFALIPLVVLTAREDVMGEYANARRTTAAACVVAAIVIALNVSLLWLTFTG
- a CDS encoding VOC family protein; amino-acid sequence: MSPGPLTVRSVVLDSTDIRPLAEFYRQLLGLVYRSGDEPPRPGEPDSQGSDWLVLRGGEGGVQLAFQQVDSLPEATWPEGPVPQQLHLDLTVATIADLDAHHERALALGARLLLDRYDDPDEPLYVYADPAGHPFCIFVADPLTA
- a CDS encoding Fpg/Nei family DNA glycosylase — encoded protein: MPELPEVNALVEFLDKETAGAVVVGIELASFAVLKTFDPPVSALSGLAVTGASRHGKFIDIDVDGIHIIVHLAKAGWLRWSEQLPDTKLKLGASNIAARVRLDRGDGPHIGFDVTEAGTRKGLAMYVVRDPSEVPGIAALGPEPLEPGFELRPLLARRMQVKRLLRDQKIIAGVGNAYSDEILHAAKLSPFAIAENLKEDEIVRLEAAVQDILREAVEEARGKPAEELKDDKRTRMRVHGRTGEKCPVCGDTVLEVTYSQSALQYCPTCQTGGKPLKDRTTSKFLK
- a CDS encoding DMT family transporter translates to MAIALSLLSALAYGVSDFMGGIFAKRSSPWQVAVVGQTSSGVLSLVAALVIAGSPTSTDLTYGALAGLGGGFGVAFLYRGLSTARMGVVAPLSAIGTALIPVIVGLATGDRPSWMAMLGVVFAFPAIALISRVEDGGADDGTHRGGVVDGILAGVGFGLLFTFLGQVGDDAGLYPLALSQLTSVLGVVVTATVLRQAWVPRGRRVWGAVVMGPLGATAQGAFLYASHHGLLSIVSVISSLYPASTVLLAWLLLRERILRWQAVGLAFAALAVGLVAAG
- a CDS encoding DUF72 domain-containing protein, with translation MSGTVRIGISGWTYAPWRKVFYPEGLRQKDELEYAASKMTSIEINGSFYSLQRPESYQAWRERTPDGFVFAVKGGRFITHMKKLADVDAPLANFFASGPLALGEKLGPVLWQLPPTLGFDAERLENFFDRLPRTTTAAAALGGRHDERVAGRSYLDVIAEQEIRHAVEVRHDSFLAPEFLSVLREHGIGLVVADTAGKWPLIREVTADFAYVRLHGDTELYASGYSDAALDEWAALMRGWAEGGADVYAYFDNDMKVRAPFDAMGLIERLADLGPWRPG
- a CDS encoding RCC1 domain-containing protein, which produces MHLRKLLPALLALLAGIAVSLTSATPANAAAPQSWLSVSSGSAHTCAVAANHALYCWGGNFNAQLGLDDSTNRNTPTRVGTSTSWASVSTGSTHTCGTRTSGTLYCWGDNSAGQLGVGDLGTRSVPARVGTSSSWASVSAGAFFTCARSKTGSVYCWGTNIDGRLGTGDMAQRTKPAKVGTSTQWTSIVAGGTHACATNTTGSLYCWGQNSSGQLGTGGGAPPRTKPTKVGSSSTWRSVDLGEDYTCGVRTTGTLYCWGDNMFAQLGDGTKTGRPTPTRIGISKRWAGVSVGESHSCGRQSTGALYCWGDNEKGQVGDGTVADRLTPTRVGTSTQWTSISVGRTHTCARHASAALYCWGSNAYGQLALTNTAYRVTPGKLG
- a CDS encoding TetR family transcriptional regulator; this translates as MTTPRQTRSYRSPLRAEKAAETRRSIITAAAEVFSQRGYVGTTMQQVADHAGVSVESVNKIGTKPDLLIKAFQQTYSGEGGWKSIIDQPQLMEIMSNEDTEQAIADYAAFIAAANARSGGIWAAVRAAAASEDRISKAVTELIARKREDFMIGHDWYASRGMVDEKTSPEAFAAHLYVLTSQETYDQLTRDWGYSLEAYTAWLRTSILRIGPATQHLPPPLSNT
- a CDS encoding TetR family transcriptional regulator, giving the protein MTVKRTRGRPPAGDAADRRAAILDAARAKFAAQGFSGTSMRAIARDAGVDVSLISHYFGDKAGLLVATMELPVNPVEKIALVIEDGPDGMAERLLQTFLEAWDPHRDIFSSMYRTTLGTDDSQAPMLQLAREVLISSLLGVLEGDDRELRASLVAGQLIGMATLRYVIRMPPLADASIDDVVRLYGPAMQVLIGTSTRP
- a CDS encoding ABC transporter permease, whose protein sequence is MNRTLATARRVLQQLGHDPRSIGMIVVLPSLLLLLFKYVYDGNPVIFNRVGPQMLGIFPFVVMFLVTSVTMVRERTSGTLERLLTTPMRRGELIGGYGIAFGAAALGQALVTSAVAIWLLDMDVNTPWAVVLFAVVDAVLGTALGLLMSAFAVTEFQAVQFMPLVVVPQLLLCGLLAPRDSMPDVLRWLSDALPMSYAADAFTELGSTSDFTSTLGKDLVILLSCCALALAGASLTLRRRTR
- a CDS encoding ABC transporter ATP-binding protein — encoded protein: MLNSSAIEVTGLTVVRGRNTVIPDLSVSVPRGSVTGLLGPSGCGKSTLIRAIAGIQVIRAGTVTVLDGPAGRPAARERVGYVTQASSVYPDLTVMQNLRYFAALTGSDEAAAREAVGNVGLGDKVDSLVGDLSGGQRTRVSLAAALLADPELYLLDEPTVGLDPVLRRDLWQLFKRLASEGKTLLVSSHVMDEAGRCDRMLLMREGRIIADSTPDELRADTGEDDLEQAFLTLAEGTR